In Sporosarcina luteola, a single window of DNA contains:
- a CDS encoding HD-GYP domain-containing protein codes for MEVYKTISELRTGIVLKEDVYSKTKFPIIRKDTELTQEHVEVLQAFGVQRVKVEERVAQKDIPESEKSSSMNAGDILENIPLSMYQLRKEYNEAVRNYKKEFSNWRAGQHPDVPKVRGFIIPLIEKFIKQKQMLTMLNDFSNPEEYIYHHSVAVGILAAAISNQMGYEKGDALQLGLAGALADCGMAKIAPSILEKTAFLTKEEYNEVKKHTLFSVKMIQDTPLLRQDMKLAILKHHERLDGSGYPRGEKMDTISAFSQILAVADVFHAMTSERLYRVKHSPYKVIEMIKEEEFGKFDIRVVEALHRLVGNLSIGTRVKLTDGEVGEIMFIHRDTPLRPMVKKESDGILIDLATHRSIAISKIID; via the coding sequence ATGGAAGTATATAAGACAATCAGTGAACTGCGAACAGGAATAGTACTTAAAGAAGATGTGTATAGTAAAACGAAGTTTCCGATAATACGAAAAGACACGGAACTAACACAGGAACATGTTGAAGTATTACAGGCTTTCGGAGTGCAACGCGTGAAAGTGGAAGAACGGGTCGCCCAGAAAGACATTCCTGAGTCGGAGAAAAGTTCTTCCATGAATGCTGGGGACATTCTTGAAAATATTCCGTTGAGCATGTATCAACTACGCAAAGAATATAACGAAGCGGTCCGTAATTATAAAAAGGAATTCAGCAATTGGCGTGCCGGTCAACATCCCGATGTCCCAAAAGTCCGTGGATTCATCATTCCATTGATCGAGAAATTCATTAAGCAGAAGCAAATGCTTACGATGTTGAACGATTTTTCCAATCCGGAAGAATACATTTATCATCATTCGGTCGCTGTCGGGATTCTCGCAGCAGCTATCAGCAATCAAATGGGATATGAAAAGGGAGATGCGCTGCAATTAGGATTGGCGGGTGCATTGGCGGATTGCGGTATGGCTAAAATTGCGCCTTCCATATTGGAAAAAACCGCGTTCCTTACGAAAGAAGAGTACAACGAAGTGAAAAAGCATACGTTGTTCAGTGTGAAGATGATACAGGATACGCCTTTACTTAGGCAGGATATGAAACTGGCAATCCTTAAGCATCATGAGCGGCTCGATGGAAGTGGCTATCCACGCGGAGAGAAAATGGATACCATTTCGGCATTCTCCCAAATCCTTGCTGTTGCTGACGTATTTCATGCCATGACATCTGAAAGATTATATAGAGTAAAACATTCCCCATACAAAGTGATTGAAATGATCAAAGAGGAAGAGTTCGGCAAATTCGATATTAGAGTCGTAGAAGCACTTCATAGACTTGTCGGGAATCTATCCATTGGTACAAGAGTGAAGCTGACGGATGGCGAAGTCGGCGAAATCATGTTCATTCATCGTGATACTCCATTAAGACCAATGGTAAAAAAAGAATCGGATGGGATTCTCATTGATTTAGCGACACATAGAAGCATTGCGATTTCGAAGATCATAGATTGA